The sequence ACTGCAGCAGGCAGGCAAAGAAGAGCGCAGGTCAACTGGAGTATTTGCCCTGGCAGCAACTGTGCTTTCTATGAAAAATGGGAAGATCACTTTTGTGGATCAGCAGCAGAGCCCTGCCAAGATCCTCACCATACACCATATCCAATCCCAGATCTCCTCTCTGTCGACAACAATGCCAATGCCTTTTGAATTTGCTGGTCGGCTAGCAGAGTCGTCTGAGGGTCGGTTTGCATTCAACGGGACTTTTGATCTTCCTGATCGTCGACTGCGAGGCAAACTGGAATTGGCAAATATTGATATGGCCTCTATCCGATTCTTCCTGCCTCACCAGGGAGGGATCTTCAGGCAAGGAAACTTGACGCTTGCTGCCACTGTAGATCTGGTTCCTCTAAAATTCAAGTTGCAGGGGAACCTGGGGGTGAAGGGATTGACTGTGCAGCTTGCTTCAGGAATTACTGGGGCCATGGACGTGGCAAGCAAGTTTGATGCGACCATCGAAAATGTAGAACAGTTGCTGGAAGTCAAAGCCCTAGACCTCGAGATCAATGACCAGCAAGCTTCTGTACAAGGAAAGTTATCCAATTGGGACAGCAACCCTCAAGTACAGTTTACCCTTCGTTCCTCCAGCATCGAGCTGGACAAGCTGCTGCAATTGCTGCCGGGTGCACCGCCAGACATGAGCCGGGTCGGAGACGAAAGTGCAATGGAGGAGGAAAGTAAGGCCCCAGCAAGAAGCAGGCTGCAGAAACTTCTCGAACTCTTACCTGGCACTGGTGAAAAATCTAAATCAGCCGGGGAAACTAACAGTTCTCGTGAGGGAGGGGCGCAGGAAGAATCGCCGGCAACACCCACCAGCGCCTTAAAAAAACTCTACCAACGGCTGCCA is a genomic window of Deltaproteobacteria bacterium containing:
- a CDS encoding DUF748 domain-containing protein, producing the protein MNRRRKVLLAIVLALLLASGGLALFLHSYFTSDRIISWIRPPLEEVLQRKVSMRQVSWGLRGFHVSGLQIGNDEAAQPLLTSQDLELQWATLSLLRGRIEIRSLVLDKPQLTVIRYANGTYNLEEVWSRLQQAGKEERRSTGVFALAATVLSMKNGKITFVDQQQSPAKILTIHHIQSQISSLSTTMPMPFEFAGRLAESSEGRFAFNGTFDLPDRRLRGKLELANIDMASIRFFLPHQGGIFRQGNLTLAATVDLVPLKFKLQGNLGVKGLTVQLASGITGAMDVASKFDATIENVEQLLEVKALDLEINDQQASVQGKLSNWDSNPQVQFTLRSSSIELDKLLQLLPGAPPDMSRVGDESAMEEESKAPARSRLQKLLELLPGTGEKSKSAGETNSSREGGAQEESPATPTSALKKLYQRLPGTQEASQTDEEEQQLESSGSETSTEVFSSESTSEQLLDTQETADSLTQESFPPSTTGTPLS